GCGGCCATCTTGGGCGGCAGCCCGACCTCCTGCCGGAACCGGGACGCGAGGTGCCGCCGGCTCCAGCCCAGCTCGTCGGCCAGCACGCCGACACTCCCCTGCCCGCCGCTGGCGACGAGCCACCGCCACGCCCAGTCGAGCCGGGCGTCCACCGGTGGGGACGCCGCCAGTCGGGCGGTGAGCACCCTGTCGAGCAGGGCGAAACGCTCCGGCCAGCCCGCCGACTCGGCGAGCCGGCAGCGCAGCCGATCCAGCCAACGGCCCGGGAGCTGCCCGACGCCCACGGCCCGGTTGGTCAGTTCGCTCAACGGCAGGCCGAGGAGCCGACGGGCGGTCAGCGGGGCGAGCAACAACTCGACGCCCTCCCCCACACCCACCGTGCGCGTGGTGCACCAGCCGTCGAAGGTGCCGGCCACGAATGAGTCGACTCTCGTGGCACCGCGCTCCGCGCTGCGCGGGTCGGTCACGTCCAGCGGGGCGCCCCACCCCAGGATCAGCACCACGAAGACGCCCGCCGACTCCTGGCGGACCAGCGGCACGTCGGCCCGTTCCCGGTAGCCCACGTACCGGTCGACGAACGGACGCAGGCTGACGTCGGGCAGCCCGAGGACCATCTCGTCGACCGGTGCCACCGCCGTCAACCCCGCCCGCCCTTCGCGCGCCCCCGCCGGCCACGCCCCAGCGAAGCGCTGGTCGTGGCCGGCCGGGTGGCCGTCACTTCACGCCGGCGGCGTCCATGCCGCGCAGCTCCTTCTTCAGGTCGGAGACCTCGTCGCGGATCCGGGCCGCCAGCTCGAACTGCAACTCGCGGGCGGCGGCCAGCATCTGGTCGCTGAGCTCCTGGATGAGCTGGGCGAGGTCGGCGCGGGCCATCCCCTCCCGCGAGGTGGTGGTGGCGGAGGCCCGACTCCGGCTGCGGGTCTCCTTGACCGGCGCCTTGCCCCGGGAAAGCTGACGCACCGCGCCGCCGACCCGGGAGTTTGCGGTGTCCTCCGCCTCGCGGTAGATGTCGTCCAGGATGTCGTGGATCTTCTTACGCAGCGGCTCCGGGCTGATCCCGTGCGCCTCGTTGTGCGCGACCTGCTTGGCCCGACGCCGATCGGTCTCGTCGATCGCCGTCGCCATCGACGGGGTGATCTTGTCGGCGTACATGTGCACCTGACCGGAGACGTTACGGGCGGCCCGCCCGATGGTCTGGATCAGCGACCGACCGCTGCGCAGGAAGCCCTCCTTGTCGGCGTCGAGGATCGCCACCAGCGACACCTCGGGCAGGTCCAGACCTTCGCGGAGCAGGTTGATGCCGACGAGCACGTCGTAGTCGCCCTTGCGCAGCTCGCGCAGCAGCTCCACCCGGCGCAGCGTGTCGACCTCCGAGTGCAGGTAGCGCACCCGGATGCCGTTTTCCAGGAGGTAGTCGGACAGGTCCTCGGCCATCTTCTTGGTCAGCGTGGTGACCAGCACCCGCTCGTCCCGATCGGTCCGCAGCTTGATCTCGTGCATCAGGTCGTCGATCTGACCCTTGGTCGGCTTGATCACGACCTGCGGGTCGACCAGACCGGTGGGCCGGATGACCTGCTCGACGAACTCGCCCTGGGCCTGCTCCATCTCCCACGTGCCGGGAGTCGCGGAGAGGTAGACCATCTGGCCGACCCGCTCCAGGAACTCGTCGAAGCGCAGCGGCCGGTTGTCGGCCGCGCTGGGCAGCCGGAAACCATGGTCGATGAGCATCCGCTTGCGGGACGCGTCGCCCTCGTACATGCCGCCGATCTGCGGGATGGTCACGTGCGACTCGTCGACCACCGTGAGGAAGTCGTCGGGGAAGTAGTCGAGCAGGGCGTGCGGCGGGCTGCCGGGCAGCCGCCCGTCCATGTGCATCGAGTAGTTCTCGATGCCGGAGCAGAAGCCCACCTGCCGCATCATCTCGATGTCGTAGGTGGTGCGCATCCGCAGCCGCTGCGCCTCCAGCAGCTTGCCCTGCCGCTCCAGCTCGGCGAGGCGCTCGGCCAGCTCCACCTCGATGTCACGGATCGCCCGTTCCATCCGCTCCGGACCCGCCGCGTAGTGCGTGGCCGGGAAGATCACCAGCTGATCGACCTCGCGGACCACGTCACCGGTCAACGGGTTGAGGTAGTAGAGCTTCTCCACCTCGTCACCGAACAGCTCGATCCGGATCGCCAGCTCCTCGTACGCCGGGATGATCTCCAGCGTGTCGCCGCGGACCCGGAAGGTGCCCCGCTGGAAGGCCATGTCGTTGCGGGTGTACTGGATGTCGACCAGCCGGCGCAGCAACTGGTCGCGGTCGAGCTCCTGCCCGATCTGCACCTTCACCGCCCGGTTGAGGTATTCCTCCGGGGTACCCAGGCCGTAGATCGCCGAGACGGTCGCCACCACGATCACGTCGCGGCGGGTGAGCAGCGACATCGTCGCCGAGTGCCGCAGCCGCTCGACCTCCTCGTTGATCGAGGAGTCCTTTTCGATGTAGGTGTCGGTCTGCGGGATATAGGCCTCGGGCTGGTAGTAGTCGTAGTACGAGACGAAGTATTCGACCGCGTTGTGCGGCAGCAGCTCGCTGAACTCCTTGGCGAGCTGCGCGCAGAGCGTCTTGTTCGGGGCGAGCACCAGGGTCGGGCGCTGCAACCGCTCGATCAGCCACGCCGTGGTGGCGCTCTTGCCGGTGCCGGTCGCGCCGAGCAGCACGGTGTTGCGGTCGCCGCGCCGAACCCGACGCTCAAGATCGTCGATGGCCGCCGGTTGGTCGCCGGCCGGCTGAAACTCACTGACGACCTGGAAGCGGTTGTCGAGCCGGGGAATGTCGAGCGCCATGCCGTCAACGGTACGCCGCAGGTCCGACAGGAACGGCCGTCACGCCAGGTACGTGATCAGCTTCAATATTCCCATTGTGTGGCGCATGTCACCGGGACTACCCTCTTCATGTAGGCCGCTCGCGGCGGCCGACCGGGCCGGTGGCCAGGCCGTCATCACGGCCGGCCGCCCCCGGCACTGCGGTCGCAGCACCCGGCTCGTCCGGCGTGCGCACCCGTGTGGTCGCGCTCGAGGCGCAGACCGGCCGCCGCGAGCGCCCCTGCTCGTCACCCCGGCGCCTCCCCGCCCGTTTCATCTCCGTGGACACCACTCCGACTCCGGCACCCGACCCCGCCCCCGGGACGCGTCCCGCCCAGACGGCAGGGCTAGCGGCACCGGCAGCCGCACCAGCACCGATGCCGGCACAGGCACGGGCACGGGCACGGGCACGGGCACGGGCACGGGCACGGGCAGCGGGCGGCACCGCACCGGCTCGACCGGCGACGCAGCGGAAGCCACCCGGACCGGCACCGGGAGCAGGTCCACGACCGGCCGGCCCACCGGCACGCGCCGCGCCGACACCGTCCGCGACGCCCCAACACGCCGGACCACCACCGGCCGGACCACCACCGGCCAGACCACCACCGGCCGGAGCCCCGAGGACATGGGGACGACCACCCGCCGCGACGACACCGCCGACCCTGCCGCCAGCATCGCTGACCCCGCTGATGAGACGGCAGACATCGCCGGCCCGGCCCCGACCAGCCGCCGCCGGCGTACGGTCCTGCTGTTGCTCGGTCTGACCGCGGTGACGTCCGCGACGGCGTTGGTGCTCGGGCTGTTGAGCTGGGCCCCCGACCCGCCCGAGCCGGCCCGCCCGCTGACCCTCGCCGAGGGCGAGCGACTGGCCGCCGTGCGGGTCACCAACCTGCGGGACCTACGCGCCGGGGTCCGCGTCACCGCCGGCACCGACGCCGCCCGAATCGAACTGGTGGGCTGGGTGGACTGGTCGCGGTCACTGCTCTACCTCGACGTGGGCGGCCCGGGCGCGGGTGCCGAACGCGGGCTGTTGCAGAGGGTCGGCCCGATGCTGGTGATCCGGCCCGACCCGGCGGCGGTGCCCACCCCCGCCGCACCGCCACTGGTGCCTCCGACGGACCGCTGGCGGTTGCACCGCATGGCACCCGAGGCGAATCTGGCGCCGGTGCTCGATCTGCTCCTGGGCCTCGCCGCCGACCGCCCGGACCCGACCCAGACGGTGCCGGGCAGCGGTGCGCGCTGGCTGGCCCGGGACACCGTGGCGGACGGCCCGGTGGACGTCCTTCAGGCGCCACTGGCCGCGGGGACACCACCCGCCCCCAGCACCGCATCGGCCAGCACCGCACCCGGCGGCACCGCGGTACCCGCGCCGATCGCCGGGTCGACGGGCACCGACTCGGACACACAGGCCCGGTACTGGCTCGACCAGGACGCCCGCCTGCACAAGCTGGTGACCCAACTCCCCGGTGTCGGCCCGGTCACGATGATCCTCAACCGGGCGGACCGGCCGACACTGCGGCCGGTGGACGCACTCGGCGGCCGCCCCGGTCTGCCCCGCGCGCTGACCGGCGCCGAGCAGGGTCGGCTGGACCGGCTGCCGGCCCGGCTACGCGCCCAGGGTGGTGCCACGGTGACGCTGACGGCACCGATGGGCACGGACACGAACCTGCGGGGCACTGGCTGGTTGAGCTGGACGGCGCGTACCGCGTACCTCGCGGTTGCCGATCTGGGCCTACCGGATCGGCGGACCCTGCTGCGGCGCGACACCGCCGGTCTGGCCCGGGCGGACCTGCCGGCGGTCGCCGCTGGCGGCGGCACCGCGGAGGCGCCGGGTCGGCCACCGCTGCCACCCCGGCCGGGGCGTGGCGGGTCTCCCGATCCGGCGGGGACGACCTGAGTCTGCTGGTCGACACCGCGCTGGCCGCCGGCTCCTTCGGCCAGCGCGGTGCGGCCGTGCGGGTACGCGAGGACGTCGTCGTCGGGCGGACGGTGGACGTCGTCGAGGTGGGCCCGACCGACGCGCGGCTGCGTTGGTGGATCGACCGGGACGGGTCGCCACGCCGCCTGGAACTGCACACCGGCGCCGGCGTGTGGGCCCAACTGGATCTCCACCCCGCCGTGGTGCCCCGACTGCCTCCGGTGCCCCGCCCGGCCGCCACCCCTCGGCCCCGCACCCACTGAACCCGTGACCCTCAGGGCCGCCAGTTGGTCTGCGCGGCCCACTCCTCGGCTCGCAGGTACTCCTCGTCGAACCACGGGTCGCGGGCCGTGCCGGAGCCGCCGGCACCCGGCGCCGAGTCGGCCAGGTCCCGCTTGACAAGCAGGTACGCGGCCCGCTGATCCGGGTCGGCACGCAGGTGGTCGCGCATCAGCAGCGCGTACCGCCAGCCCGGCGAGTCCGCCACCCGCACATGCAGGCGAACCGGGCGGGCCGGGTCCGCGCTGCCGTGCAGCCGCTTCTCCCACCGACCACTGCCGGCCGGGCGCGGATCGTCCCACCACTGCCCCGGCACCCGCGGGAACCCGGCGTTCGCCAGCCGGTCGGCCAGCGGCCCGTCGGCGTCGGCGAGGTTGGTCACGGCCACCTGCACGTCGATGACGTCCTGGGCGGCGTGGCCGGGCACCGCGGTCGCACCGATGTGGTCGATCCGCAGGGCGTCCGAGGCGAGCGCGTGTCGGATCCGGGCGGCCAGCCGCTCGTACTGCCCGGACCAGTTGGTACCGGCGCCGGCCACGTCGCCCCGGCCCGGCGGGACCACCCGCCGCTCGCGCAGGTTGTCCTCGTAGGGCAGCAGCCGCTGCTGCCAGAGCGCGTCAACGTCGTCGTGCAGCTCCGCCAGGCTCCCGTCGTTGGTCAGCACCACGTCCGCAGCCGCCCGGCGACGGGCGTCGTCGGCCTGGGCGGCGATCCGCCGCTCGGCCTCCGCGCGATCCATCCCCCGGTCGCGCGCCAGCCGTTCCAGTCGGGTCGTCACGGCCGTCTGCACCACGATCACGAGGTGGTACGTGGGCGCGAGACCCACCTCGACCAGCAGCGGTACGTCGTTGACGACGATCGAGTCGGGTGCCGCCGCGGCGGCCAGCTCAGCGGTGCGGGCCCGGACCCGGGGGTGGGTGATCGCCTCCAGCCGACGGCGGGCGGTCTCGTCGGCGAACACCACCGCGCCCAGTGCGGCACGGTCCAGTGCGCCATCGGCATCCAGCACCGCGTCGGAGAAGGCGGCAACGATCTCGGCCAGCCCCTCCGTGCCGGGTGCGACGACCTCCCGGGCCACCCGGTCGGCGTCGATGAGCACCGCACCCCGCTCCACGAGCCGCGCGGCCACCGCGCTCTTGCCGGACCCGATTCCGCCGGTCAATCCCACTCTCAGCACCCGACCAGTCAACCGGATCACGAGCCCGGCCGCCAAACCCACCGACAGCCCGGCACGGTCGTCCTCGATCACGCGGCTCGGGCCCCGACCCCCGGGCTCGGGCCCCGACCGCCGGCTCGGGCCTGACTCCCGGCTCGGGGCTCCGGTCCGTCCGGCGAGATCGTGCTCGATCCAGGATGTAGTGCGGTGCTGGCGGCCCGGACGCCCCTACATCGTGGATCGAGCACGATCGTGTAGGTCCGCGCCGGCCTCCGCGCACGGCGGGCTGAGCGCACCTTCCGGGGAACGGCGAGGGCCCCGCCCCCAGCGATCCGGAGATCGCGGGGACGGGGCCCGTCGTCGTTCAGCGGGTCACTTACCGCCGGCGAGCTTCTCCCGCAGTGCGGCGAGCGCCTCGTCGGTGGCCAGGGTGCCGGCCGGCTCCTCGGCCTGCCGGCTCGGGGCCGGGCTGGACGAAGAGGTGGTGCCACCGCCGCCACCGCCGCCAGCGGCCGGGACGACCGGAGTCGGGTTGGCAGCAGCCTCGGCGTCGGCAGCCCGAGAGGTCTGCACCTGCTTGGTGTGGGCCTCCCAGCGCACACGAGCCTCGGCGTACTGGTTCTCCCAGGTCTCGCGCTGCTTGTCGTACCCCTCGAGCCATTCGCCCGTCTCCGGGTCGAAGCCGTCCGGGTAGATGTAGTTGCCCTCGGTGTCGTACGTCGCAGCCATGCCGTAGAGGGTCGGGTCGAAGTGCTCCTCGCCCTCGACGAAGCCCTCGTTGGCCTGCTTGAGCGACAGCGAGATCCGGCGACGCTCCAGGTCGATGTCGATGACCTTGACCATGACCTCGGAGCCAACCTGGACGACCTGCTCCGGGATCTCCACGTGGCGCTCGGCCAGCTCGGAGATGTGGACCAGGCCCTCGATGCCGTCGTCCACGCGGACGAACGCACCGAACGGGACCAGCTTGGTGACCTTACCCGGCACGATCTGCTGGATCGCGTGGGTGCGGGCGAACTGCCGCCACGGGTCCTCCTGGGTCGCCTTCAGCGACAGCGAGACGCGCTCGCGGTCCAGGTCGACGTCCAGGACCTCGACCTCGACCTCCTGGCCCACCTCGACGACCTCAGACGGGTGGTCGATGTGCTTCCAGGACAGCTCGGAGACGTGCACCAGACCGTCGACGCCGCCAAGGTCGACGAATGCGCCGAAGTTGACGATCGAGGACACGACGCCCTTGCGGACCTGGCCCTTCTGCAGCTTGTTGAGGAACTCGGTGCGCACCTCGGACTGCGTCTGCTCCAGCCAGGCCCGGCGGGACAGAACCACGTTGTTGCGGTTCTTGTCCAGCTCGATGATCTTGGCTTCGAGCTCCCGCCCGACGTACGGCTGCAGGTCGCGCACACGACGCATCTCGACCAGGGACGCGGGCAGGAAGCCGCGCAGCCCGATGTCGAGGATGAGGCCGCCCTTGACCACCTCGATGACCGAACCGCGGACGACGCCGTCCTCGTCCTTGATCTTCTCGATCGTGCCCCAGGCCCGCTCGTACTGTGCCCGCTTCTTGGAGAGGATCAGACGACCCTCCTTGTCCTCCTTCTGGAGGACCAGGGCCTCGATGTGGTCACCAACCGTCACAACCTCGGCGGGGTCCACGTCGTGCTTGATCGACAACTCACGAGAGGGGATGACACCCTCGGTCTTGTAGCCGATGTCGAGCAGGACCTCGTCCCGATCGACCTTGACGACGGTGCCTTCGACAATGTCGCCGTCGTTGAAGTACTTGATGGTCTCGTCGATCGCGGCGAGGAATGCCTCCTCGGAACCGAGATCGTCGTGAGTGACCCGGGTGGCGCTCGAGGGGGCCTCGATGCTGCTCGTCATGTGGGCGGTTGCTCCGGTCGGTGGGTTGTCACAGCAGGCTGGTGTCGCAGTGACCTGTTCGCGCCAGCGGATCCGTCGCCGGGCACACCGAACGATCGCCTAGTGAGATCATGATGTGGCTCCGACGACCGCGTACCTGCTCCCTGCCGAGGCAACGCGATCCGCGAGCGCATCGTCTAGCCTACCGTGCGCATTACCACAGCGTGCAAGCCCTCCCGGCTTCTCTCCGTGTGATGACCTGCGAAAGCCGAACAATCGCCCAGAAACGACCCCTGCTGTCGCTTGCGTCACAGCAGCCCCAGCCGCCACAGGACCCCCCGCTCAAAATGTCGGGGAACTGCCGCCCGCCGCAGGGTTGGGCTCGGCGGGTCGCGCCGGCCCAGCGCGGAAATCGGCCACGGTGGGGCCTAGCGTGAGCGCGTGGATGACGACAGCCGGGTCACCCGGCGCCGGGTGGGTGACGCCGAGGCCCGGCGGGCCAACCGCGGCTGGTGGGACACCGACGCCGACGACTACCAGGCCGCGCACGGCGCGTTCCTCGGCGAGGTGGACTTCGTCTGGTGCCCGGAGGGGCTGCGCGAGGCCGATGCCCGCCTGCTCGGTGACCTGCCC
The window above is part of the Micromonospora sp. LH3U1 genome. Proteins encoded here:
- a CDS encoding helix-turn-helix domain-containing protein encodes the protein MAPVDEMVLGLPDVSLRPFVDRYVGYRERADVPLVRQESAGVFVVLILGWGAPLDVTDPRSAERGATRVDSFVAGTFDGWCTTRTVGVGEGVELLLAPLTARRLLGLPLSELTNRAVGVGQLPGRWLDRLRCRLAESAGWPERFALLDRVLTARLAASPPVDARLDWAWRWLVASGGQGSVGVLADELGWSRRHLASRFRQEVGLPPKMAARLLRFQQAYAALTDIGAPFASSALGGPGAGLAAGAGPSEVEVRPPSAGRAIDWAAVAAGCGYYDQSHLIRDFHQFAGATPAALLAARSTTAD
- the coaE gene encoding dephospho-CoA kinase, whose amino-acid sequence is MLRVGLTGGIGSGKSAVAARLVERGAVLIDADRVAREVVAPGTEGLAEIVAAFSDAVLDADGALDRAALGAVVFADETARRRLEAITHPRVRARTAELAAAAAPDSIVVNDVPLLVEVGLAPTYHLVIVVQTAVTTRLERLARDRGMDRAEAERRIAAQADDARRRAAADVVLTNDGSLAELHDDVDALWQQRLLPYEDNLRERRVVPPGRGDVAGAGTNWSGQYERLAARIRHALASDALRIDHIGATAVPGHAAQDVIDVQVAVTNLADADGPLADRLANAGFPRVPGQWWDDPRPAGSGRWEKRLHGSADPARPVRLHVRVADSPGWRYALLMRDHLRADPDQRAAYLLVKRDLADSAPGAGGSGTARDPWFDEEYLRAEEWAAQTNWRP
- the rpsA gene encoding 30S ribosomal protein S1, producing MTSSIEAPSSATRVTHDDLGSEEAFLAAIDETIKYFNDGDIVEGTVVKVDRDEVLLDIGYKTEGVIPSRELSIKHDVDPAEVVTVGDHIEALVLQKEDKEGRLILSKKRAQYERAWGTIEKIKDEDGVVRGSVIEVVKGGLILDIGLRGFLPASLVEMRRVRDLQPYVGRELEAKIIELDKNRNNVVLSRRAWLEQTQSEVRTEFLNKLQKGQVRKGVVSSIVNFGAFVDLGGVDGLVHVSELSWKHIDHPSEVVEVGQEVEVEVLDVDLDRERVSLSLKATQEDPWRQFARTHAIQQIVPGKVTKLVPFGAFVRVDDGIEGLVHISELAERHVEIPEQVVQVGSEVMVKVIDIDLERRRISLSLKQANEGFVEGEEHFDPTLYGMAATYDTEGNYIYPDGFDPETGEWLEGYDKQRETWENQYAEARVRWEAHTKQVQTSRAADAEAAANPTPVVPAAGGGGGGGTTSSSSPAPSRQAEEPAGTLATDEALAALREKLAGGK
- the uvrB gene encoding excinuclease ABC subunit UvrB, with the translated sequence MALDIPRLDNRFQVVSEFQPAGDQPAAIDDLERRVRRGDRNTVLLGATGTGKSATTAWLIERLQRPTLVLAPNKTLCAQLAKEFSELLPHNAVEYFVSYYDYYQPEAYIPQTDTYIEKDSSINEEVERLRHSATMSLLTRRDVIVVATVSAIYGLGTPEEYLNRAVKVQIGQELDRDQLLRRLVDIQYTRNDMAFQRGTFRVRGDTLEIIPAYEELAIRIELFGDEVEKLYYLNPLTGDVVREVDQLVIFPATHYAAGPERMERAIRDIEVELAERLAELERQGKLLEAQRLRMRTTYDIEMMRQVGFCSGIENYSMHMDGRLPGSPPHALLDYFPDDFLTVVDESHVTIPQIGGMYEGDASRKRMLIDHGFRLPSAADNRPLRFDEFLERVGQMVYLSATPGTWEMEQAQGEFVEQVIRPTGLVDPQVVIKPTKGQIDDLMHEIKLRTDRDERVLVTTLTKKMAEDLSDYLLENGIRVRYLHSEVDTLRRVELLRELRKGDYDVLVGINLLREGLDLPEVSLVAILDADKEGFLRSGRSLIQTIGRAARNVSGQVHMYADKITPSMATAIDETDRRRAKQVAHNEAHGISPEPLRKKIHDILDDIYREAEDTANSRVGGAVRQLSRGKAPVKETRSRSRASATTTSREGMARADLAQLIQELSDQMLAAARELQFELAARIRDEVSDLKKELRGMDAAGVK